From one Colletotrichum destructivum chromosome 3, complete sequence genomic stretch:
- a CDS encoding Putative S-adenosyl-L-methionine-dependent methyltransferase superfamily, whose product MSEATDQQTSLAPATVVSSVSATPGSARLNTSSIIPELDTNGEAQETVLEPDEGETVDDVRSIDDRISSYTASLTSSVFNYPVEYGRRYHAFRAGSYIAPNDELESDRLDMTHALIVRAIGNRLFLAPIETENVHRILDIGTGTGIWAMEMGDFFHHAEVIGNDLSPTQPEWVPPNVRFEIDDVESSWIEGKKYDFIFCRYMVGAIDDWETLVKRVFNNLNPGGWVEFQDMKIQLYSDDETLEKKGKSTMEWIETFVKALQSIGREPNPGPLLEGWVREHGGFDHIAHQKFKMPLGPWPKEQYYKDLGLLNLAQILKGLEGGSMRLFCGVLGWTTEEVLALLAGVRQELKSNQLHPMYDL is encoded by the exons ATGTCTGAAGCGACTGATCAACAAACGAgcctggcgccggcgactGTTGTGTCCAGCGTATCAGCCACCCCTGGCTCGGCCCGCCTTAACACCAGTTCAATTATACCCGAGTTGGATACCAATGGGGAAGCACAGGAAACCGTACTTGAGCCCGATGAGGGGGAAACA GTTGACGACGTCAGGTCGATTGATGATCGAAT CTCGAGCTACACTGCGTCTCTGACATCAAGCGTGTTCAACTATCCGGTTGAGTACGGTCGCCGATACCATGCTTTCCGAGCAGGAT CTTATATCGCTCCGAACGATGAGCTCGAAAGCGACCGGCTGGACATGACACATGCCCTGATCGTAAGGGCAATTGGGAATAGGCTTTTCTTGGCGCCTATTGAAACGGAAAACGTTCACCGCATCCTCGACATTGGAACTGGTACAGGAATCT gggcgatggagatgggcGACTTTTTCCATCATGCAGAG GTGATTGGTAACGATTTGAGTCCCACTCAGCCAGAATG GGTTCCTCCCAATGTCAGGTTCGAGATTGATGACGTGGAAAGCTCCTGGatcgagggcaagaagtACGACTTCATATTCTGCCGGTACATGGTGGGGGCAATTGATGATTGGGAAACTCTTGTGAAGCGAGTCTTCAA CAACCTTAACCCGGGAGGCTGGGTTGAGTTCCAAGACATGAAAATTCAGCTTTACTCAGACGACGAGActctggagaagaagggtaAATCTACCATGGAATGGATAGAGACGTTCGTCAAGGCTCTTCAAAGCATCGGGCGCGAGCCCAACCCTGGCCCATTGCTTGAAGGCTGGGTGAGAGAGCACGGCGGCTTTGACCACATTGCTCACCAGAAGTTCAAGATGCCGTTGGGTCCTTGGCCCAAAGAGCAGTATTACAAGGATCTTGGACTTCTCAACCTCGCACAGATTCTCAAAGGCTTGGAGGGGGGCTCGATGAGGCTGTTCTGCGGTGTCCTGGGGTGGACAACCGAGGAGGTGCTGGCGCTGCTTGCGGGTGTGCGTCAGGAGTTGAAGAGCAACCAGTTGCATCCCATGTATGATCTGTAA
- a CDS encoding uncharacterized protein (Putative membrane protein SUR7/Rim9-like, fungi): MVAARMLLGLGFVLLLASFSLLIVTCLSTPDTSLPIFTLEAGRRSNGAYTPDIRLDFGLWGYCQSTSTAWRTHREGCIQRTTRGYDLSSSVGSIVETFPSSMSRNKLRDLTLGFILPAFAATTAGLAIIATAVAFFRPKRIASFAGMIFSALSFIFTVAAVGCVFSCFENIRKKTPDVGSIWTAPYNSSTRVRNRYLLSTKYGACAFTLAAACVTLLVTTVVMSLAWKTSERQNRPSWNEAEVEKNRVSHSEGRPSGTTR, translated from the exons ATGGTCGCTGCACGCATGCTTCTGGGTCTCGGCTTTGTGTTGCTGCTTGCTTCCTTCAGTCTTCTTATCGTTACCTGTCTTTCTACTCCCGATACAAGCCTACCAATATTCACCCTGGAGGCTGGACGGAGGTCTAATGGGGCATATACTCCTGATATCAGACTTGATTTTGGTCTTTGGGGCTACTGCCAGTCGACATCAACTGCATG GAGAACTCACCGGGAAGGATGTATCCAGAGGACCACGCGAGGCTATGATTTGTCCTCCTCCGTCGGGTCCATCGTCGAAACTTTCCCTTCGTCCATGTCGAGAAATAAGCTGCGCGACTTGACTTTGGGCTTCATCCTCCCAGCGTTTGCCGCTACGACAGCCGGActggccatcatcgccaccgccgtGGCCTTTTTCAGGCCCAAGCGGATTGCCTCCTTTGCCGGCATGATATTCTCCGCGCTGTCTTTCATCTTCACGGTTGCTGCCGTCGGTTGCGTGTTCTCGTGCTTCGAGAACATCAGGAAGAAGACGCCAGATGTCGGTAGCATATGGACCGCACCTTACAACTCGTCGACAAGAGTGAGGAACAGGTACTTGTTATCGACCAAGTATGGAGCGTGTGCTTTCACGTTGGCCGCCGCGTGTGTGACTCTCTTGGTAACCACAGTCGTCATGTCCCTCGCGTGGAAGACGAGTGAAAGACAAAATAGGCCGTCATGGAATGAGGCTGAGGTTGAGAAGAACAGAGTTTCTCATTCGGAGGGTAGACCGTCAGGTACAACCCGCTAG
- a CDS encoding Putative pectinesterase, catalytic, pectin lyase/virulence factor: MVVIVPLVLLGLCAWSAAQEDLRDSTSVSQVSTCKTRAVLIPSAASQANTARTPLLAANSSSAVVTVALDGTGRYTNINSAILYAQTNNVATVTVKAGTYTETISIQATAAVTIVGETATSGSSYSDNLVTITNGGGDSSPVTFVTSTSKGVAWRNINFVNSNAASAAGIISLRGSRNAFYFCQFTAAGQVGFTGSQASGIIANSYIQAADKAIYSYGSLYIYRTIITATNNNALLVYNKGATDSTGKQYNSTVVFDTCQVIQKPGSTNTNVFLAAANGAGSVVVYRDTSLASFVARTGVHVDATTQDSAFRNAYIESGTTGPGSYSNNAAARSPYVSLVTDVTGLAPYGISVFFSKVYPTVMVSDVVDWVDATILASIWTRSTPESASSSTTISQDSSTSSNIATTGTPSTSAVISTFSATSSPTTGVSNTTSSTAAQSTTAASFGTSYNVTATSEVSSTSETTISSSAVTTTGAASCFPSSVPSTALIVGPAGSSCATHNSIAAAIAALPADTTTQHIYILAGTYTEKVSLVRTGTTIIRGETDNALSSSSNKVTIQNASGVLSSAGNSAGTATFSANKYEAKLVSFYNINFENNYPAQTNYIALAAYSKGTKVAFYSCNVRSSQGSIYLDYGNVFFSGGRIEGTTEFVWGIGVGYFYNSVIVSTDTAFGQSIAAHRYQNAYGGSQLVFDGCAVVPSGKTIAQQSVYLGRDYSANAQVAYINSYLDAHIYAAGWKINNAAAFTGTFAEANNTGPGASALGRASAVRILSDTSAYSMKKILGDDSWLDSAAIAPQQAWPGSVYAAATTTTSNATTTTAANSTVITTTTSSASNTLTVAPSPASGEYGTVSSAVAALPADGKEYTIFIKAGTYVEQASITRRGKVTLRGETPFENDFTQNTVLISFSRGVSTSLGQNQDTPVVNWKNTYGDGLALYNINFTNTYPQQPSTAALAGNFFGTNMAAYGCAFNGFQDTLLVNQGVQVFSNSYIEGSVDFIWGYSKAYFRQCYVASNTPNTYIAAQNRPNADWAGGFVFDKSVITYTSSYGSNFGTTFLGRPWSQYAITVYMNSFLDKHIAPAGWSVWQQSNPQTSNVLFGEYNNIGDGNWTDGRAAFATKLTDAQAAQYSLENFIGNTGWIDAKAYAYTPSYNLTGPARGPDTTTPTSPALTHPASGTEPPVGAVLVAADGSVSGAFTSLTAALASLPSDASSQIIFMYPGTYNEQVPSINRPGPIMIIGYTSDAPGKSYKNNQVTITQARGLSVSPAPVGHSDAETATIATASSKISWYNINLVNRDNLDGAIASYVTLAASIYGDKIGFYGCSFVGWQDTLLTGATAGTQYYESCYIDGAIDFIWGYSKAYFKGCTIAAKRAKSAITAHSRSSLSTIGGYIFDQCLFTEAATATVDLKGLVYLGRPYSQYALVVVKNSYLDDVVHPAGWKIWSTSDPRTDHITFAEYNNTGPGSWENNVAARQAFQNCTLLASDEYSLSKVMPSTDWIDMTYWDQIQTPEPEVVPVTPTTPTIYDGTKPPAGAFIVSKTPVEGQITYDTIQAALNALPASSKITSTVFIYPGTYNEQLILSKPGTTILLGYSSASGDYSQNQVTISFNKGIDTQADASNSDSATVYATGNYLQAVNINFANTFGTASNYASLGFGVKSSKYASLYGCQVYGNQDSLLINGFFFASNSYIEGNIDMIWGAGAGYFLNSTIAPNRDGIALTASKRATNTTAAGFVFDQCTITPARGARYTSVSLGRPWNAYARVAYVDSYLDSCVKTAGWDQWTKTDPRTDGAVFGEFANGGPGSGLSLRAPFATNLTAETAAQFELANFFGVTSWINMTLVPVTPFKAGAVVLPTTTIVASTSTTSITSTESSSIPITTTTVFTTKVSTLKGTLLTCIQGPDAVVTLKSTLTINAATTITPPPATKTSVVKSTTVEFVTIQEPDTTVTQKRTTTTNVGTTITPEPVVTTSTLVATSTRTEIVTQQAKPRTITSTITTTRWTTSTPKVATTTQVIRTTQLFTKTTTPKPVTIKKTETQTIGDGGATTVTAKALVTTVTVFTTTTSVAKKTTTIKCIPTNGLNERSFEEFEVSAVDTAAEYIEARAIGDKTVTVTILSTFSTDIKTSTVTLPGSTATTELITTKTEGKPITLKPATILETSVTVRTLASTTTLAGNPSTTTIMTVVSAGKTTTLKPTTITVVVGATTTAVVRSTTKLETITQTVVETQTHVATSVLPQQTETVTRREDSSKTQTVVLPVSTATIWTTVRSTVRPSATVTDRSTVTKTKTSKVGVTVTSWATRTSKDAKACTAA, encoded by the exons ATGGTTGTGATCGTGCCTTTAGTACTGCTCGGCCTCTGCGCATGGAGTGCCGCCCAGGAAGATTTGAGAGATTCCACATCTGTCTCACAGGTTTCGACCTGTAAGACTCGCGCGGTCTTGATCCCGTCTGCTGCCAGCCAAGCCAACACCGCCAGAACACCACTGTTGGCAGCGAACAGTTCCTCGGCTGTCGTTACTGTTGCCCTCGATGGAACTGGCCGGTATACCAACATCAATTCGGCCATTCTGTATGCCCAGACCAATAATGTTGCTACGGTTACTGTCAAGGCCGGCACATACACCGAGACCATTTCGATTCAGGCCACTGCTGCCGTCACCATCGTTGGCGAGACCGCAACTTCCGGCAGCAGCTACTCTGACAACCTCGTCACAATCACCAACGGCGGTGGAGACTCATCGCCTGTCACTTTCGTTACAAGCACCTCCAAGGGCGTGGCCTGGAGGAACATCAACTTTGTCAACTCGAACGCGGCCTCTGCCGCTGGCATCATCTCCCTCCGGGGCTCCCGAAATGCCTTTTATTTCTGCCAATTTACTGCCGCCGGGCAAGTGGGTTTTACAGGCAGTCAAGCCTcgggcatcatcgccaactCGTACATCCAAGCCGCCGACAAAGCCATCTACTCTTACGGCAGCCTCTATATTTATCGAACCATCATCACAGCCACTAACAACAACGCCCTTCTGGTGTATAACAAGGGCGCCACCGATTCCACTGGCAAGCAGTACAACTCCACGGTCGTTTTCGATACTTGCCAGGTGATTCAAAAGCCGGGAAGCACCAACACGAACGTCTTCTTGGCCGCTGCCAATGGCGCAGGCTCTGTGGTTGTGTATCGTGACACCTCTCTTGCCAGCTTCGTTGCGAGGACTGGTGTGCATGTCGACGCAACGACGCAGGACTCGGCCTTCCGCAACGCTTACATCGAGTCTGGCACCACCGGCCCGGGGAGCTACTCGAACAACGCTGCTGCTCGCAGCCCCTACGTCTCACTGGTCACCGATGTCACCGGCCTAGCTCCTTATGGCATCTCGGTATTCTTTAGCAAAGTGTACCCTACTGTTATGGTCTCTGATGTTGTTGACTGGGTTGACGCAACCATTCTGGCTTCGATTTGGACGAGAAGCACGCCAgagtcggcatcatcatctaCGACGATCTCTCAGGATTCTAGCACCTCGAGCAACATCGCCACAACCGGCACGCccagcacctcggccgtTATTAGTACTTTCAGCgcaacctcctcccccacgACTGGTGTTTCCAACACCACATCTTCCACTGCTGCTCAGAGCACAACTGCTGCGAGCTTTGGCACAAGCTACAATGTCACCGCGACTTCCGAAGTCTCATCAACTAGCGAGACGACGATTTCCAGTTCGGCCGTGACAACTACGGGCGCCGCGTCCTGTTTTCCGTCGTCGGTGCCATCGACAGCTCTGATTGTCGGCCCAGCAGGCTCCTCATGCGCCACTCACAATAGCATCGCGGCCGCGATTGCTGCCCTGCCCGCCGATACGACCACCCAGCACATCTACATCCTGGCCGGCACTTATACCGAGAAGGTGTCTCTTGTGCGGACGggcaccaccatcatccGAGGAGAAACGGACAACgcgctctcctcgtcgtccaacAAGGTCACCATCCAAAACGCATCGGGCGTCCTCTCCAGCGCCGGTAACTCTGCTGGTACCGCCACATTCTCCGCCAACAAGTACGAGGCCAAGCTTGTCTCGTTCTACAACATCAACTTTGAGAACAACTACCCCGCTCAGACGAACTACATTGCGCTGGCCGCCTATTCCAAAGGTACCAAGGTGGCTTTCTACAGCTGCAACGTCAGGTCTTCTCAGGGCTCAATTTATCTCGACTACGGCAATGTCTTTTTTAGCGGCGGCCGCATTGAGGGTACAACCGAGTTTGTCTGGGGCATCGGCGTAGGATATTTCTACAACTCGGTCATCGTGTCCACGGACACCGCTTTCGGCCAGAGCATCGCTGCCCACAGATATCAGAATGCCTATGGAGGTTCCCAGCTGGTCTTTGACGGGTGCGCCGTAGTGCCTTCCGGCAAGACCATTGCCCAGCAGTCAGTTTACCTGGGCAGAGACTACAGCGCGAATGCCCAGGTTGCTTACATCAACTCCTACCTCGATGCGCATATCTACGCAGCCGGTTGGAAGATCAACAACGCAGCCGCCTTCACTGGCACTTTCGCCGAGGCGAACAACACAGGCCCAGGAGCCAGTGCTCTGGGGCGCGCGTCGGCTGTCCGGATTCTGTCAGACACCTCCGCATACAGTATGAAGAAGATCCTCGGGGATGACAGCTGGTTGGACTCTGCTGCCATTGCTCCCCAGCAAGCCTGGCCTGGCTCGGTTTAtgcggcagcgacgacgactaccTCGAATGCTACGACCACGACTGCGGCCAACTCGACAGTCATTACAACTACCACCTCTTCCGCGTCCAACACCTTGACTGtcgccccctccccagccAGCGGCGAATACGGGACGGTGTCTTCCGCTGTTGCGGCTCTGCCTGCCGATGGCAAGGAATacaccatcttcatcaaggcCGGGACGTACGTGGAGCAGGCTAGCATCACTCGTCGGGGCAAGGTTACGCTCCGTGGTGAGACGCCGTTCGAAAACGACTTCACTCAAAACACTGTTCTCATCAGCTTCAGTCGCGGCGTGTCAACCTCTCTAGGCCAGAATCAGGACACCCCCGTGGTGAACTGGAAGAACACAtacggcgatggcctcgcgcTGTACAACATCAACTTCACCAACACATACCCACAGCAACCGAGCAccgctgccctcgccggcaacTTCTTCGGCACCAACATGGCGGCCTATGGCTGCGCCTTCAACGGGTTTCAGGACACCCTTCTTGTGAACCAGGGCGTGCAGGTTTTCAGTAACTCGTATATTGAGGGCAGTGTCGACTTTATCTGGGGCTATAGCAAGGCCTACTTCCGGCAGTGCTATGTGGCTTCCAATACGCCCAACACTTACATCGCCGCCCAGAACCGGCCCAACGCGGATTGGGCGGGCGGTTTCGTCTTCGACAAGTCCGTCATCACGTACACGTCCAGCTATGGATCAAACTTTGGCACCACGTTCTTGGGTCGTCCTTGGTCCCAATATGCCATCACCGTGTACATGAACTCGTTCTTGGACAAGCACATTGCCCCTGCTGGCTGGAGTGTTTGGCAGCAGAGCAACCCCCAGACCTCGAATGTCCTGTTCGGCGAGTACAACAACATTGGCGACGGCAACTGGACGGACGGCCGTGCCGCTTTCGCAACCAAACTCACCGACGCCCAGGCCGCGCAGTACTCTCTGGAGAACTTCATTGGCAACACTGGCTGGATCGATGCGAAGGCTTATGCTTACACGCCCAGCTACAACCTCACTGGACCGGCCCGTGGCCCTGACACTACCACTCCCACTTCCCCGGCCCTGACACACCCCGCGAGCGGAACTGAGCCTCCGGTAGGAGCGGTACTAGTGGCGGCTGATGGAAGCGTCTCAGGGGCTTTCACCAGTTTGACCGCAGCTCTCGCAAGCCTGCCATCCGACGCGAGCAGTCAAATTATCTTCATGTACCCTGGAACGTATAACGAACAGGTCCCTTCCATCAaccggcccggccccatcaTGATCATCGGTTACACTAGCGACGCCCCTGGCAAGAGTTACAAGAACAACCAGGTCACAATCACCCAAGCTCGCGGTCTTTCTGTCAGTCCCGCCCCGGTTGGACATAGCGATGCAGAGACGGCTACGATTGCCACGGCCAGTTCAAAGATCTCTTGGTACAACATCAACCTCGTCAACCGGGACAACCTGGATGGTGCCATTGCCAGCTACGTGACTCTCGCCGCCAGCATCTACGGCGACAAGATTGGCTTCTACGGTTGCTCCTTTGTGGGATGGCAGGACACGCTGCTCACTGGCGCCACGGCGGGCACCCAGTACTATGAGAGCTGCTACATTGACGGCGCCATTGACTTCATCTGGGGCTACTCCAAGGCGTACTTCAAGGGCTGCACCATCGCTGCCAAGCGAGCCAAATCCGCAATCACCGCTCATAGCCGTTCCAGCCTGTCAACCATCGGCGGCTACATCTTCGACCAGTGTCTCTTCACCGAGGCCGCCACTGCCACCGTTGACCTCAAGGGGCTGGTTTACCTGGGCCGCCCGTACTCTCAGTatgctctcgtcgtcgtcaagaacAGTTAtctcgacgatgtcgtccATCCGGCCGGCTGGAAGATCTGGTCAACCTCGGACCCTCGCACCGATCACATCACCTTCGCCGAGTACAACAACACCGGCCCGGGTAGCTGGGAGAACAACGTTGCCGCGCGTCAAGCTTTCCAGAACTGCACCCTGCTCGCGAGCGACGAATATTCTCTGAGCAAGGTCATGCCAAGCACGGACTGGATTGATATGACCTACTGGGACCAGATCCAGACCCCTGAGCCCGAGGTCGTGCCCGTCACCCCAACCACTCCCACAATCTACGACGGTACCAAGCCTCCTGCCGGTGCTTTCATCGTGTCCAAGACTCCAGTTGAGGGCCAGATTACATATGACACCATTCAAGCCGCACTGAACGCCCTTCCCGCTTCGAGCAAGATCACTTCTACAGTGTTCATCTACCCTGGCACATACAACGAGCAGCTAATCCTGAGCAAGCCGGGAACGACCATTCTGCTCGGCTACAGCTCTGCGTCTGGAGACTACTCTCAGAACCAGGTTACCATCAGCTTCAACAAGGGCATCGACACACAAGCTGATGCTTCCAACTCCGACTCGGCCACTGTTTACGCGACAGGCAACTATCTGCAAGCGGTGAACATCAACTTTGCCAACACTTTTGGCACTGCTTCCAA CTACGCTTCCCTTGGTTTTGGTGTCAAGAGCAGTAAGTACGCCTCGCTGTACGGTTGCCAAGTCTACGGAAACCAGGATAGCTTGCTCATCaacggcttcttcttcgcatCGAACTCGTACATCGAGGGCAACATCGACATGATATGGGGTGCTGGCGCTGGCTACTTCCTCAACAGCACCATCGCCCCGAACCGCGACGGCATTGCCCTCACTGCCAGCAAGCGTGCGACgaacaccaccgccgccggcttcgtGTTCGACCAGTGCACCATCACGCCCGCCAGAGGAGCCCGGTACACGTCAGTGTCTCTCGGTAGGCCGTGGAACGCGTACGCTCGCGTCGCTTATGTGGACAGCTATCTTGATTCGTGTGTCAAGACGGCGGGCTGGGACCAATGGACCAAGACCGACCCTCGCACGGATGGCGCTGTCTTTGGCGAGTTTGCCAACGGCGGACCTGGTTCTGGCTTATCGTTGCGAGCTCCCTTCGCCACCAACCTCACTGCTGAGACCGCTGCCCAGTTTGAGCTTGCAAACTTCTTCGGCGTGACATCGTGGATCAACATGACACTGGTACCCGTCACGCCGTTCAAGGCTGGTGCTGTCGTTCTGCCGACAACTACTATAGTAGCCAGCACTTCCACTACTTCAATCACGTCGACTGAGTCTAGCAGCATCCCGATCACGACCACGACCGTCTTCACCACCAAGGTTTCTACACTGAAGGGGACCTTGCTCACTTGCATCCAAGGGCCTGATGCCGTTGTAACGCTCAAGAGTACCCTGACAATCAACGCGGCGACTACCAtcacccctcctcccgccaCCAAGACCTCTGTCGTCAAGTCCACAACTGTGGAATTTGTCACGATTCAAGAGCCTGACACCACTGTCACCCAGAAACGGACTACGACTACCAACGTTGGCACTACGATTACTCCCGAGCCTGTCGTGACCACCTCCACCTTGGTCGCTACCTCCACCCGCACCGAGATTGTAACCCAGCAGGCCAAGCCTCGCACTATTACATCCACGATTACCACCACTCGCTGGACCACTAGCACCCCCAAGGTCGCAACTACCACTCAGGTTATTCGCACCACACAGCTCTTCACCAAGACCACAACCCCCAAGCCGGTTACCATCAAGAAGACTGAGACGCAGACTAttggcgacggtggcgcAACGACTGTCACGGCCAAGGCTCTTGTCACTACTGTCACAGTTTTCACGACCACTACCAGTGTTGCCAAGAAGACAACTACGATCAAGTGTATCCCTACTAATGGTCTGAATGAGAGATCGTTTGAAGAGTTCGAGGTCAGCGCCGTGGACACCGCGGCCGAATACATCGAGGCTCGAGCCATCGGCGACAAGACAGTGACTGTCACCATCCTTTCCACGTTCAGCACCGACATAAAGACCTCGACAGTTACCTTGCCTGGAAGCACCGCTACGACTGAGCTCATCACGACTAAGACAGAAGGAAAGCCTATCACGCTGAAGCCTGCGACTATCTTGGAGACCAGCGTGACCGTGCGAACCCTCGCCTCGACGACCACCCTGGCCGGAAACCCTTCCACGACAACCATCATGACAGTGGTCTCCGCCGGCAAGACCACCACGCTTAAGCcaaccaccatcaccgtcgtcgttggaGCCACGACAACGGCGGTCGTCAGGTCTACCACGAAGCTGGAGACCATCACCCAGACCGTGGTCGAGACGCAGACCCACGTTGCCACCAGCGTGCTCCCCCAGCAGACCGAGACCGTGACCCGTCGGGAGGACTCGTCGAAGACGCAGACCGTGGTTCTCCCCGTCTCCACGGCGACGATCTGGACGACGGTGCGCTCTACAGTCCGCCCCTCTGCCACCGTCACGGACCGCTCGACGGTCACCAAGACGAAGACCTCGAAAGTTGGCGTTACGGTGACCAGCTGGGCGACCCGGACAAGCAAGGATGCCAAGGCGTGCACAGCAGCCTAG